The Syntrophotalea acetylenivorans genome contains the following window.
TTTCAAAGTCATCGACATCGTCAAAGGGCGAAGCGTCATCGGATTCCGGTTCTGCTGATGGAGTTAACCGCAGAGCGTCGAGGTCGGAATCAAGCTCCTCAAAAGGGAAGTCTCCTTGGGGAGATTCCTGGATCCATTGAGGAACGTCTGTCGCAGCTTTCCTTTTGACTTTTGAATCCTTGCCGGTGTTGGTCGGCCGAGGTATATCCATGGGGAGAGCTGCTGGAATCTGGTCATGATCCAGGCTGTCAATGGACTGGAAAAAGTCTTCCAATACATGTTCATCTTCCGGAATCTCCTGTTCCTTAACGGCAACCGGTTCAGGAACGGGGGTGGCAGGAACTTCTTCGGCGGCAGGAGGTGGCTCTTCTGCTGGTTGAACCGGCAGGGGAGGAACAACCGGATTGCCAAGGTTGAGCTTCAGCTGCTCTTGGGTCAGGTCTCGGCCGCACTTTTTACAGGCAGCCAGATTGTTGAAGCTTTGGTAACCACATTTGGGGCACTTCATCCCTGTCCTCCCGGCGCGGTCTTTGACGGCAGATTGTTGAAGAAATTTAGCAGCAAGTCTGTTTTAATCATGAGGCCGAAAATCTCTGTTTGGTCTTGGCGGTTTTCGTCAGATTGTGTCGGAACCCAGGTCACCATAGCGGTATTGTAGAACTGCCGTCACCGCAAAGCCAGCTGTTTCGCTGCGCATAATACGGGGTCCAAGGTGTACCGGTTGAAAACCGGCCAGGGTTGCCAGTCGGGCCTCTTCGGCAGTAAATCCGCCCTCCGGGCCGACCAGAAGTGCCAGTGAATCGGGAGCTTTGTTCGGCAGGGCCTCAGCAAGAGGCTGGCTGCCTTCTTCCCAGAGCATCAGCTTCAGGCCCTCGTCACATTTGGCTAAAGCGTCGCTTAGTTGACATGGTTCCATCACCGATGGCAACAGCGGTCTGCGGCTTTGTCGTGCGGCCTCGCAGACGATACGTTGCCACCGTTGACAGCGTTTTTCTGCTCTGTCCGGGGCGAGTTTGGCAACACTGCGGCAGCTGAACAGAGGTGAAAAGCGGCCGATGCCCAGCTCCGTGCCTTTTTGCAGAATCAAATCCATTTTGTCACCCTTTGGCAGGGCCTGCAACAAATGGATAGGGAATGCAGTGTCCGTTTCCTGCCAGCGTTCCAAAACGGTCGCCCGTCCAACTTTTTTCTTTAATTCCCTGATACGACACCGGCAAAGATTGCCGAGCCCATCTAATAACAGGATTTCTTCGCCAGGGGCTAACCTCAGCACGACTGCCAAGTGGTGCAGCACTTCTCCGGACAAGGAGACCTCGACATCAGTCAAGACCTCCGGCGGCACAAAAAAACGATGCATTCAGGCTTCTTTCCGATAGATCAGGCAGGACCACTCCGCCGTTCGGTAAATGTTCGGTCCGCTCAGGGAAAAGGCTCGCAGGGCGTCGACCACCAGTTGTTCCTTTTCTACCAGAATGCCGGATAATACCAGGCTGCCCCCGGGAGCCAGTCGGCTGACCAGTTCCGGCGCCAGGCGGATATTTTCTTCGGCCAGAATGTTGGCCAGCACCAGCTCAAAGCCATCTTCCAATTCATTCAGAGCTCGGTCGGTAATCTGTATCCTGTTGTCGACACCGTTCAGGCGAGCATTTTCGGCAGCCACCAGGCAGGACTGGGGTTCAATATCGCAAGCCACTACCTGTTGGGCGCCAAGGGCGGCAGCTGCGATGGCTAGAATGCCAGAGCCCGTGCCGACGTCAAGGACCCGTTGCAGCGGTTGTTGATCAAAAAGCTGGGCCAGTGCTTCGAGACAAAGCCGGGTAGTATCATGGGTGCCTGTACCGAAGGCCATGCCGGGATCAAGAGTGATCACCGCATCCGAAGGGGCGGCGGAAAAGTCCTCCCAGGTCGGTTTGATGACCAGTCGGCGCCCGATGCGGGTTGTTGTGAAGTGCTGCTTCCAGTCTTCGGCCCAGTCCTGCTGACAGATGGGGTGCAGCTCGATATCGATATCAGGCAGGTTCGGCATTAATGTTTTTAAGGCTTGTAGCCGCTCAGCAATTTGCTCTTTAAGCTGTTCCGCTCTGTCTGCATTGGGGAAATAAGTTTTCAGATGGAAGTGTTCAGGGGAGTGTTCGTCAGGATCCGGCATAACGAAGGTATCGAGCTGCCGTTCCTCTACGGTGACTCCTTGTGAACCGAGTTCGATCATTTCGTGACAAATCAGATCCACCGCGAAAGCGGGGGCCGGAATAATTATTTCAAGCCAAGTACTATTCATTCCCCCTGTTTAGCAGAGGTGGTCTGTCAAAAGCAATAATAAATGACGCAGAAAGTTCTTGACAAAGATAGTAGGAGTTTAGTGTAATCCCCTGCAATATTTTTAATGAGAACCGCTATTTTCTTTGGGGGATAACGATTCCCCGGAGCGAGAACCTGGTTTTGATGATGCTAATCGTTGCTCCCTCTCTGGTTCGGATTCGACAGGATTAATTATCGCTCGCAGCTTGCTTCTTAATCAAGGTCTGTTAGTATTTGATCATCATTTTCATGAGGAGAAGGTATGGAGGAACCGCAACTGATTTACCTCCTATCCGATGCGACCGGAGAGACGGCGGAAAAGATTGTTAATGCCGCTCTTATTCAGTTTCGTGACAAGGCTGTCCGGGTCAAGCGCCTTAGCCATGTGCGGGATAAAAACAGTATTTTCAAGCATTTGGATGAGGCTCTCAAGAGCCGTGCTCTGGTGGTTTATACCATGGTCAATCGGGAATTGGCGCAACTGGTACACGACGAGTGCGAAGCACTGGGGTTGCCACATCTTGATTTGATTACACCATTGTTAATGAAGGTTTCCGAGTTTTTTGGTCGATCTCCCAAGCAAACCCCCGGTTTGCTGCACGACATGGATGAAGATTATTTCCGCCGTATTGAGGCGGTTGAATTTACCGTTAAGCACGACGATGGGCAGGAGCTGCGTCATTTGCCCCATGCCGATATCGTGCTGGCGGGGGTGTCACGAACCAGCAAGACTCCGCTCTCGACCTACTTGGCTCATCGCGGCTGGAAGGTGGCCAATGTGCCGCTGGTCAAGGGGATTGAACCACCGGTGGAATTGATGCAGGTCGACCCAAAGCGGGTGGCCGGACTCTATATTGATCCCCAGCGGTTAGCTGAATTGCGTGCTGCCAGGCTGCGACATCTCGGTCAGGATGCCCGGGCCGCGTATTCAGATTTGGAAGAAATTGAAGAAGAACTTCGGTTTGCTAAAGCGTTTTTCCGTCGTAACGGTTGGATT
Protein-coding sequences here:
- a CDS encoding pyruvate, water dikinase regulatory protein yields the protein MEEPQLIYLLSDATGETAEKIVNAALIQFRDKAVRVKRLSHVRDKNSIFKHLDEALKSRALVVYTMVNRELAQLVHDECEALGLPHLDLITPLLMKVSEFFGRSPKQTPGLLHDMDEDYFRRIEAVEFTVKHDDGQELRHLPHADIVLAGVSRTSKTPLSTYLAHRGWKVANVPLVKGIEPPVELMQVDPKRVAGLYIDPQRLAELRAARLRHLGQDARAAYSDLEEIEEELRFAKAFFRRNGWIMVDVSGKAVEETANEVLVKLKLK
- the prmA gene encoding 50S ribosomal protein L11 methyltransferase, with the translated sequence MNSTWLEIIIPAPAFAVDLICHEMIELGSQGVTVEERQLDTFVMPDPDEHSPEHFHLKTYFPNADRAEQLKEQIAERLQALKTLMPNLPDIDIELHPICQQDWAEDWKQHFTTTRIGRRLVIKPTWEDFSAAPSDAVITLDPGMAFGTGTHDTTRLCLEALAQLFDQQPLQRVLDVGTGSGILAIAAAALGAQQVVACDIEPQSCLVAAENARLNGVDNRIQITDRALNELEDGFELVLANILAEENIRLAPELVSRLAPGGSLVLSGILVEKEQLVVDALRAFSLSGPNIYRTAEWSCLIYRKEA
- a CDS encoding 16S rRNA (uracil(1498)-N(3))-methyltransferase, coding for MHRFFVPPEVLTDVEVSLSGEVLHHLAVVLRLAPGEEILLLDGLGNLCRCRIRELKKKVGRATVLERWQETDTAFPIHLLQALPKGDKMDLILQKGTELGIGRFSPLFSCRSVAKLAPDRAEKRCQRWQRIVCEAARQSRRPLLPSVMEPCQLSDALAKCDEGLKLMLWEEGSQPLAEALPNKAPDSLALLVGPEGGFTAEEARLATLAGFQPVHLGPRIMRSETAGFAVTAVLQYRYGDLGSDTI